Proteins encoded together in one Campylobacter peloridis LMG 23910 window:
- a CDS encoding undecaprenyl-diphosphate phosphatase, with the protein MNLEYYYALILGIIEGLTEFLPVSSTGHMILGAEILGLNIDDFWRSFFIIIQLGSILAVIIIFKDKLTQKLDIWLKLAVGFLPAGGVGFIAYKFLKEIFNGYTVATMLIIGGIVFIIIELKHRKKDYAIHSLDEVSYKQAFLIGLTQALAIIPGTSRSGASIIGGLLLGLDRKVASEFSFLLAIPTMIIATAYSIYKEPQVLSNMNNFIPLIIGFITAFVVAFVVIKIFLKLISKINFIPFGIYRIILGFVFLYLFMSGALDISRTGV; encoded by the coding sequence ATGAATTTAGAATATTATTATGCTTTGATTTTAGGAATCATTGAAGGTTTAACAGAATTTTTACCTGTTTCATCAACTGGGCATATGATCTTGGGTGCTGAAATTTTGGGTTTAAATATAGATGATTTTTGGAGAAGTTTTTTCATTATCATTCAACTTGGTTCTATACTTGCGGTGATTATTATTTTTAAAGATAAACTCACTCAAAAACTTGATATTTGGCTAAAACTTGCTGTGGGCTTTTTGCCTGCAGGCGGGGTAGGCTTTATAGCATATAAATTTTTAAAAGAAATATTTAATGGCTATACCGTGGCTACTATGTTAATAATTGGTGGAATTGTTTTTATCATCATAGAGCTTAAACATAGAAAAAAAGATTATGCTATACATTCTTTGGATGAGGTAAGTTATAAACAAGCTTTTTTAATAGGCTTAACTCAAGCACTTGCTATTATACCTGGAACTTCAAGAAGCGGAGCAAGTATCATAGGTGGATTATTGCTTGGGCTTGATCGTAAGGTAGCTTCTGAATTTTCATTTTTACTTGCAATTCCTACTATGATTATCGCAACAGCTTATAGTATTTATAAAGAACCACAAGTTTTAAGCAATATGAATAATTTTATACCTTTGATTATAGGTTTCATAACAGCTTTTGTAGTAGCTTTTGTAGTAATCAAAATATTTTTAAAACTTATTAGTAAGATAAATTTCATACCTTTTGGAATTTATAGGATAATTTTAGGTTTTGTATTTTTGTATCTTTTTATGAGTGGTGCATTAGATATATCAAGAACAGGTGTTTAA
- a CDS encoding OPT family oligopeptide transporter produces MYTKKSLPELTLRGIILGSILTIIFTASNVYLGLKVGLTFSTSIPAVVIAMAVLKIFKDSNILENNMVQTQVSAAGTLSAVIFVIPGLFICGYWFEFPLWLTFMLCLCGGGLGVLFTIPLRRAMVVESKLAYPEGRAAAEILKVANKDQADKKGKVGLKEITLGVVLASVISLFSSGFKLLSSGSSFAFMWQKMTFGFSMGYSVALLGAGYLVGIAGGVALLVGMVLAWMVFVPYFSAKESFDASLSALDIANQIWAQKVRLIGTGAIAIAALWTLIELAKPVYDGMKNMLKKTSLHISQDPKDTDLSLKAMIALFALMSIGLFISFYAFVADSNLASGYQILFAFVGTLVAIFIGFFVASACGYMAGLVGSSSSPISGIGLIGIMISSLIILLLGYQVDLFSDPLMSKFAIAFAIFTTSVILATAAISNDNLQDLKTGYLVGATPWKQQVSLIIGCVFGALAIAPVLNLLYQAYGFVGAMPREGMDEANALAAPQANLMSTIAQGIFNANIDWSYIIAGAFVGVGIIIVDRLLRKKNMSLPPLAVGIGIYLPPAVNMPLFIGGLLAYLIKRRLEQRYAKNAHKKELISEHEQKGTLFASGLIVGESIFGVLIAGLTVLSISRGGAEDPLAIATSFKDDGSIGFVVFIIIMLIFARRVLKK; encoded by the coding sequence ATGTATACAAAAAAATCATTACCGGAGCTTACGCTTAGAGGTATAATTTTAGGAAGTATTTTAACGATTATATTTACTGCCTCAAATGTTTATTTGGGGCTTAAAGTTGGTCTTACTTTTTCTACTTCTATTCCTGCTGTTGTGATTGCAATGGCAGTTTTAAAAATTTTTAAAGATTCTAATATTTTAGAAAATAATATGGTGCAAACTCAAGTTTCAGCAGCGGGGACATTATCAGCTGTGATTTTTGTTATACCAGGTCTTTTTATATGTGGGTATTGGTTTGAATTTCCGCTTTGGCTTACTTTTATGCTTTGTCTTTGTGGAGGTGGATTAGGCGTGCTTTTTACTATACCTTTGCGAAGAGCCATGGTAGTAGAGAGCAAATTAGCTTATCCTGAAGGAAGGGCAGCTGCTGAAATCTTAAAAGTTGCTAATAAAGATCAAGCAGATAAAAAAGGCAAAGTAGGTTTAAAAGAAATTACTCTTGGTGTTGTATTGGCTTCTGTAATTAGCCTTTTTTCAAGTGGTTTTAAGCTTCTTTCAAGTGGAAGTAGTTTTGCTTTTATGTGGCAAAAAATGACTTTTGGTTTTTCTATGGGATATTCAGTAGCACTTTTGGGTGCTGGATACTTAGTAGGTATAGCTGGAGGTGTTGCATTGCTTGTGGGTATGGTGCTTGCGTGGATGGTTTTTGTGCCGTATTTTTCTGCTAAAGAGAGTTTTGATGCGAGTTTGAGTGCATTAGATATTGCTAATCAAATTTGGGCTCAAAAAGTGCGTTTAATAGGCACAGGAGCTATTGCTATAGCAGCTTTATGGACTTTGATAGAACTTGCTAAGCCTGTATATGATGGTATGAAAAATATGCTTAAAAAAACTTCTCTTCATATTTCACAAGATCCAAAAGATACTGATTTATCATTAAAAGCAATGATAGCTTTATTTGCGTTAATGAGTATAGGTTTATTTATATCCTTTTATGCTTTTGTAGCTGATTCAAATTTAGCAAGTGGCTATCAAATTCTTTTTGCTTTTGTAGGAACTTTAGTAGCAATTTTCATAGGCTTTTTTGTGGCTTCTGCTTGTGGATATATGGCAGGTTTGGTGGGCTCATCATCTTCGCCTATTTCTGGTATAGGACTTATTGGGATTATGATTTCTTCTTTGATTATTTTGCTTTTGGGTTATCAAGTAGATTTATTTAGCGATCCTTTGATGTCTAAATTTGCTATTGCTTTTGCTATATTTACTACTAGTGTTATTTTGGCAACTGCTGCTATTTCTAATGATAATTTACAAGATTTAAAAACAGGCTATTTAGTAGGTGCAACTCCTTGGAAACAACAAGTTTCTTTGATTATAGGTTGTGTATTTGGAGCTTTGGCTATCGCTCCTGTTTTAAATTTATTATACCAAGCTTATGGTTTTGTGGGTGCAATGCCAAGAGAGGGAATGGATGAGGCAAATGCACTCGCTGCTCCACAAGCAAATTTAATGAGTACTATTGCTCAAGGTATTTTCAATGCTAATATTGATTGGAGCTATATTATAGCGGGTGCTTTTGTGGGCGTTGGTATAATCATAGTTGATCGTTTATTAAGAAAGAAAAACATGTCTTTACCACCTTTAGCTGTGGGTATAGGTATATATTTGCCACCTGCTGTAAATATGCCTTTGTTTATAGGAGGATTACTAGCGTATTTAATTAAAAGGCGTTTGGAGCAAAGATATGCTAAAAATGCTCATAAAAAAGAACTCATTAGTGAGCATGAACAAAAAGGAACCTTGTTTGCTTCTGGCTTGATAGTGGGTGAAAGTATATTTGGAGTATTAATAGCTGGTTTAACCGTGCTTTCTATTAGTAGAGGTGGGGCTGAAGATCCACTTGCTATTGCAACTTCATTTAAAGATGATGGATCTATTGGTTTTGTGGTGTTTATAATTATCATGTTAATTTTTGCAAGACGAGTATTAAAAAAATGA
- a CDS encoding aerobic ribonucleoside-diphosphate reductase Ia, B1 protein subunit NrdA, translating into MKVLKRNGRTEELDVSKIKKYTTDAVANLENVSQSELEVDAKIQFRDGISTEEIQQTLIKTAVDKIDIDRPNWTFVAARLFLYDLYKKVSGYSGYKHLKEYLEKGEKEGRILIGLKEKYDLDDLDAYIKPERDLQFTYLGIKTLYDRYLIKDSKGIPIELPQQMFMAIAMFLAQNELDSQTWAKKFYDLISTFEVMLATPTLSNARTTRHQLSSCYIGSTPDNIEGIFDSYQEMALLSKFGGGIGWDWSKVRAMGGSIDGHKNAAGGIIPFLKITNDIAVAVDQLGTRKGAIAVYIEPWHMDVNDFLDLRKNSGEERRRAHELFPALWINDLFMKRVRANDKWTLFDPADTEILCDLYGEEFEKKYEEFEKDESIAKEIVDAKELWKKILLSYFETGMPFLCFKDSANKANPNSHVGIIRSSNLCTEIFQNTDPNYYQIKIVFDDKTELHLDENEELTIDGGYKKPAKKVSTLDSINGKKVYIVEKYKIEGKTAVCNLASINLSKINTKEDIQRVVPTAIRMLDNVIDLNFYPHVKVKNTNLKSRAIGLGVMGEAQMLAEAQIYWGSNEHFEKIDHIMEMISYEAILASSNLALEKGSYPDFEGSNWSKGIVPIDVANENAKKLTASEGLFDQSECDWEKLREKLKRDGIRNGYLMAIAPTSSISILVGTTQTIEPVYKRKWFEQNLSGMIPTVVPNLSANTWQYYTPAYELDQKILVKAAAIRGKWIDQGQSLNIFVSLDKASGGYLNEIYQLAWELGVKSTYYLRSESPDSEKVNDNIVDRSIECEGCQ; encoded by the coding sequence ATGAAAGTATTAAAAAGAAATGGTAGAACAGAAGAATTAGATGTTTCTAAAATCAAAAAATACACCACAGATGCAGTGGCAAATTTAGAAAATGTCAGCCAAAGCGAGCTTGAAGTGGATGCAAAAATCCAATTTCGCGACGGGATTAGCACTGAAGAAATCCAACAAACTCTTATAAAAACTGCAGTAGATAAAATAGACATTGATAGACCTAATTGGACTTTTGTTGCAGCAAGATTGTTTTTGTATGATTTATATAAAAAAGTAAGTGGTTATAGTGGCTATAAACATCTAAAAGAATACCTTGAAAAAGGTGAAAAAGAAGGTAGGATTTTAATAGGCCTAAAAGAAAAATACGATTTAGATGATTTAGATGCTTATATAAAACCAGAGCGTGATTTGCAATTTACTTATCTTGGTATAAAAACTTTATATGATAGATATTTGATTAAAGATTCTAAGGGTATACCTATAGAATTGCCACAGCAAATGTTTATGGCTATAGCGATGTTTTTGGCGCAAAATGAGCTAGATTCTCAAACTTGGGCTAAGAAATTTTATGATTTAATCTCAACTTTTGAAGTAATGCTTGCAACCCCAACCCTTTCAAATGCAAGAACTACAAGACACCAATTAAGCTCATGTTATATAGGAAGCACACCTGATAATATAGAAGGAATTTTTGATTCTTATCAAGAAATGGCACTTTTATCTAAATTTGGTGGTGGTATAGGCTGGGACTGGTCTAAGGTGCGTGCAATGGGTGGAAGCATAGATGGGCATAAAAATGCAGCAGGTGGGATTATACCATTTTTAAAAATCACTAACGATATAGCAGTAGCTGTTGATCAACTAGGAACTAGAAAAGGGGCGATTGCTGTTTATATCGAACCTTGGCATATGGATGTAAATGATTTTTTAGATTTGCGTAAAAATTCAGGTGAAGAAAGAAGAAGAGCGCATGAGCTTTTTCCTGCTTTGTGGATTAATGATTTGTTTATGAAAAGGGTGAGAGCAAATGATAAATGGACGCTTTTTGATCCTGCAGATACTGAAATTTTGTGTGATTTATATGGTGAGGAATTTGAAAAAAAATACGAAGAATTTGAAAAAGATGAAAGCATAGCCAAAGAAATTGTTGATGCAAAAGAGCTATGGAAAAAGATATTGCTTTCTTATTTTGAAACAGGTATGCCATTTTTATGCTTTAAAGATAGCGCTAATAAAGCCAATCCAAATTCACATGTAGGAATTATAAGAAGTTCGAATTTATGTACAGAAATTTTTCAAAATACAGATCCAAATTATTATCAAATCAAAATTGTATTTGATGATAAAACAGAGCTTCATTTAGATGAAAATGAAGAACTCACCATAGATGGAGGCTACAAAAAGCCTGCTAAAAAGGTTTCTACCTTAGATAGCATTAATGGTAAAAAAGTTTATATAGTAGAAAAATATAAAATAGAAGGAAAAACTGCTGTTTGTAACCTAGCAAGTATAAATTTAAGCAAAATTAACACTAAAGAAGATATTCAAAGAGTGGTTCCAACGGCTATTAGAATGCTTGATAATGTAATTGATTTGAATTTTTATCCTCATGTGAAAGTTAAAAATACCAATCTAAAATCGCGTGCTATAGGACTTGGTGTAATGGGCGAAGCGCAAATGCTGGCTGAAGCCCAAATTTATTGGGGTTCTAATGAGCATTTTGAAAAAATTGATCATATTATGGAAATGATTAGCTATGAAGCGATTTTAGCTAGTTCAAATTTAGCTTTAGAAAAAGGAAGTTATCCTGATTTTGAAGGTTCAAATTGGAGTAAAGGTATAGTGCCAATTGATGTAGCAAATGAAAATGCCAAAAAACTTACCGCAAGTGAAGGTTTATTTGATCAAAGTGAGTGTGATTGGGAAAAATTAAGAGAAAAACTTAAAAGAGATGGTATAAGAAATGGTTATTTAATGGCTATAGCACCAACTTCTTCTATTTCTATTTTAGTGGGAACTACTCAAACGATTGAGCCTGTGTATAAGAGAAAATGGTTTGAGCAAAACTTAAGCGGTATGATACCAACTGTGGTGCCAAATTTAAGCGCTAATACTTGGCAGTATTATACCCCTGCTTATGAGCTTGATCAAAAAATCTTAGTAAAAGCAGCTGCTATTCGTGGTAAATGGATAGATCAAGGTCAGTCTTTAAATATCTTTGTTTCTTTAGATAAAGCAAGCGGGGGGTATTTGAATGAAATTTATCAACTTGCTTGGGAATTAGGGGTTAAATCAACTTATTATTTAAGAAGCGAAAGTCCTGATAGTGAAAAAGTTAATGATAATATAGTTGATAGAAGTATAGAATGTGAAGGTTGTCAATAA
- the purB gene encoding adenylosuccinate lyase, translating into MVERYSREIMAKKWDMQAKYDAWLKVELAAVKAWNKLGLIKDDDCEKIIKNAKFDIARIDEIEKTTKHDVIAFLTSVSESLGEESRFVHYAMTSSDCIDTAVALQIKDSLELILQDLDQVLAAIKTRAYEHKNTLMVGRSHGIHGEPITFGLVLAIWYDSLIHAKDLILHAKEVISYGKISGAMGNFAHAPLEFEEEVCKNLGLKPAPVSNQVIQRDRYAQVISALAILASSCEQIAVAIRHFQRTEVYEAEEYFSQGQKGSSAMPHKRNPVLSENITGLCRVIRAYVNPALENVALWHERDISHSSVERFILPDAFVTTDFMLSRLCGVIEKLLVYPENMMKNLNLTGGLVFSQRVLLELPFKGISREEAYKIVQRNAMKVWADLQNGKPALNEKGESLFLLALLADEDLKKSLSETDIRNCFDYNYYTKNVDKIFERTFK; encoded by the coding sequence ATGGTTGAAAGATATAGCAGGGAAATCATGGCTAAAAAATGGGACATGCAAGCAAAATACGATGCATGGCTTAAAGTAGAATTAGCTGCTGTAAAAGCGTGGAATAAACTAGGTCTTATTAAAGATGATGATTGTGAAAAAATCATTAAAAATGCTAAATTTGATATAGCAAGGATTGATGAGATAGAAAAAACCACCAAACATGATGTAATAGCCTTTTTAACAAGTGTGAGTGAAAGTTTAGGCGAAGAAAGTCGTTTTGTGCATTATGCAATGACGAGTTCAGATTGTATAGATACTGCTGTTGCTTTACAGATTAAAGATAGTTTAGAATTAATCTTGCAAGATTTAGATCAAGTATTAGCAGCGATTAAAACAAGAGCGTATGAGCACAAAAATACTTTAATGGTAGGAAGAAGTCATGGAATTCATGGAGAACCTATAACCTTTGGTTTGGTTTTGGCTATTTGGTATGATTCATTAATCCATGCAAAAGATTTAATCCTTCATGCAAAAGAAGTTATTAGCTATGGAAAAATCAGCGGTGCTATGGGAAATTTTGCTCATGCTCCGCTTGAATTTGAAGAAGAAGTTTGTAAAAATTTAGGCCTTAAACCTGCTCCAGTTTCAAACCAAGTAATACAAAGAGATCGTTACGCACAAGTTATTTCAGCTTTAGCGATTTTAGCTTCAAGTTGTGAGCAAATTGCAGTTGCTATCCGCCATTTTCAAAGAACAGAAGTGTATGAAGCTGAAGAGTATTTTTCTCAAGGACAAAAAGGGAGTTCTGCTATGCCACATAAGAGAAACCCTGTTTTGAGTGAAAATATTACTGGCCTTTGTAGAGTGATAAGAGCTTATGTAAATCCTGCTTTAGAAAATGTAGCCTTATGGCATGAAAGAGATATATCACATTCTAGTGTAGAAAGATTTATTTTGCCTGATGCGTTTGTTACGACTGATTTTATGCTCTCAAGATTATGCGGGGTGATAGAAAAACTTTTGGTGTATCCAGAAAATATGATGAAAAATTTAAATTTAACCGGTGGGCTTGTGTTTTCTCAAAGAGTATTGCTTGAACTTCCATTTAAAGGTATAAGCAGAGAAGAAGCTTATAAAATTGTTCAAAGAAATGCTATGAAAGTTTGGGCTGATTTGCAAAATGGTAAGCCCGCTTTAAATGAAAAAGGCGAGAGCTTATTTTTACTAGCTTTATTAGCTGATGAGGATTTGAAAAAGTCTTTGAGTGAGACAGATATTAGAAATTGTTTTGATTATAATTATTACACTAAAAATGTAGATAAAATTTTTGAAAGAACATTTAAGTAA